The Streptomyces sp. R28 region GGCGCCTTCGGGCATCCCGGGCGGCGCCGAGTCGGAGGAGAACGGCCCCAGCCGCCAGAAGATCCACGTCGACTGGACCCTGTGCCGCGGCCACGGCCTGTGCGCGGACATCCTCCCGGAGGTCTTCCAACTCGGCGCCGACGGCTTCCCGACCGTCGCTCAGGCGAAGGTCCCGCGCTACGCCGAGGCCAAGGCCCTGCGCGCGGTACGCCGTTGCCCCGCCCTCGCCCTGCGCATCGAGGAGGACACCCGCGCGCAGGACTCCTCCCGCAACAACCTGCCGGTGCTCTCCCAGGGCCGCGGCAGGCGCGCCCTGGGCCGCTGAGGCGCCCTGAGCCCGGGCACGCACGCGTAGAGGGGCCGTCCGATCGGACGGCCCCTCATTTCCATGGCTGCCCCTGAAGGCGACGGGCTGCCGACAAACGAAAAGATCCCGCCGGATCGAATCGATCCGGCGGGATCTGCTGTGGAGCTAAGGAGAATTGAACTCCTGACCTCCTGCATGCCATGCAGGCGCTCTACCAACTGAGCTATAGCCCCTTGCCATGTCCCTCCGGGTTCCCCCGGCGGCGACGCCAACATTACCGGTCGACCTCGTGCAGCACCAAATCGTTTCCAGTCCGCACCGATACGGGCACTAATGTCAGGTTCTGTGACCGCGATCGCGCCCCCCGGAGTTCACCGTCGGGTGCCGGTCGCCCTGGGTTCCTGCCTGGTCTCCTTCGCCGCGTTCTGGGTGGCCCAGCGGGCCGCGCACGTGTCGATGATCGACCTGATGGTGTATCGGGCCGAGGGCGCGACCGTAAGGGCCGGAGGCGACCTGTACGCGCTGCGGACGACGGCCGCCCGGTTGCCGACCACCTACCCGCCGTTCGCCGCCCTGCTGTTCACTCCGCTGACGCTCCTCGACACGGCGACCATGCGCATCCTGGCAACGGCTGGGAACCTCGCGCTGCTCATGGTGTTCGTCCGGCTGTCGCTGCGTCTGGTCGGGCACGCGCGCGTGGAGAGCGTCTGGTGGGTCGCGGCGGTGGCCGTGTGGTGTGAGCCGGTGTGGACGACGCTGCGGTACGGGCAGATCAACCTGCTGCTCGCCGTCCTGGTTCTGTGGGATCTGTCACGGCGCCCGGGAGACCGCTGGGCCGGCGTCGGCATCGGGCTCGCGGCGGCCGTCAAGCTGACGCCCGCCCTGTTCGCGGTGTTCCTGCTCGTCACCGGTGTCGTGGCCCGGCGCCGGCACGGCTCCGGCGGGCCCTGGCTGCGGCACGCGCGCGGGGCGGCCGCCTGGTTCATCGGGGCGACCCTGACGGCCGCGGCCGTACTGCCGTACGACTCCTGGCGCTTCTGGAGCCGCATGGTGTTCGCGGCGGGGCGCGTCGGGTACGCCGAGGACACCGCGAACCAGGCCCTGCGCGGGGTTCTCGCGCGCCTGCTGCACACTCCGGAGCCCGGGGCCGCCTGGATGGTCACGGCGGCCGTGGTGGGCGTGGCAGGGCTGGGCGTGGCCGTGGCGGCGGAGTTGGACGGGCGGCGGGCCTGGGCGGTGACGTCGTGTGCGGTGACGGCGCTGCTCGTCAGCCCGGTGTCCTGGTCGCACCACTGGGTCTGGTGCCTGCCTGTCGTCCTGCTCCTCGGCACGCACGCGTACCGGGCCGCCGCCGTGAGCGCGCTGCTGGTCTTCTCCTCGTACGCCCTGTGGTGGGTGCCGCACGGCGCGGGACGGCACGAACTGCGCCAAAGCGGCATCGAGTTGACGTTGTCCGCCCTCTACGGGACGGCGGGTTGCCTTTTCCTCTTGATCGCCGGGGTCACCCTCAGGAACCCCGGCCCCGGTCAGGACGCGCCGAAGATCAAGCCGTGACGAAGGAATAGAAGCGCTTGAGCGTGCAGTGTTCTTCGAGGAGACGGCCGTAGATCGGTTCGCCCTCGAGTTCACGGTACGTCTCGATCGGATCGCCTTTTATGATCAGCGCCCGCGCGCATTCCTCGCACCAGTACTGGTAGTCGGGGTTCACCGGTTCCATGTCACGGACGATCGGCGTTCCGCTGCCGCACCAGTCGCACTTTCGCCTGTGTGCACCCATCGATCAGCTCCAGCTGTGGCCGCAGGCCGTGCACACGTAGGAAATTCCGCCGTTGTCCCCGAGGAGCTGGGCGACATGGACGGAGCCACAGGAAGGGCAGCTGAGGCGGGTGATCGTATCCCGTGTCAAGGCTGCTGCGAAGAGGTGACCGACCTCTTCGAGGATGCTCGCAGGCATCACTACTCCCTCCCGTCGGGCCGCGCTCCCTTCCGGCCGTTTGATTCTGCCACGGCCGGACCAATACGGTCAGCGACGCCTCAGTACCAGTCCGGACACGGCAGCCTCCTGGCGACCGCACGAACCGAGCGAACACGCACCCCAAGCGCCTCCTGAGAGGTATACGCCTGCGAGGCCCAAGTGACTCAAGCCGGACCCGAACGGTTCAGCGAGGCGAGTGCCGCGCGCGAACCGGCCACGGAAGCCCGGCCGTTGATCCGGGCGCCCGCCGCAGATACCAGAAGATCCCGCCGATCGAAGGGATCGGCGGGATCTTGTTGTCTCGCTGTGGAGCTAAGGAGAATTGAACTCCTGACCTCCTGCATGCCATGCAGGCGCTCTACCAACTGAGCTATAGCCCCTTGTGTTGTCCCGCTCGGCGGGGCGAACAAGAAGAACTTTAGCCTGCGACCTGCCGGAAAGTGAAATCCGGGTCCCGGGTCGTCCCGGCCGGGACCGCCGGCGTCAGTCGTCGTCAGTCGTCGTCGCCGAGCACGGGCTCCGGCAGGGTGCCGGCGTTGTGCTCCAACAGACGCCAGCCGCGGGCACCCTCGCCCAGGACGGACCAGCAGCAGTTGGTGAGACCGCCGAGGCTCTCCCAGAACCGGGGCTCCAGGCCGAGGAGGCGGCCGATGGTCGTACGGATCGTGCCGCCGTGGCTGACCACGACGAGCGTGCCGTCGTCGGGCAGCTTCTCGGCGTGCCGGAGGACCACGGGGGCGGCGCGTTCGGCGACCTCGGTCTCCAGCTCACCGCCGCCGCGGCGCACCGGCTCACCGCGCTTCCACGCGGCGTACTCCTCGCCGTGGCGCTCGATGATCTCCTCGTGCGTCAGGCCCTGCCAGACGCCCGCGTAGGTCTCGCGCAGGCCCTCGTCGTGCGTCACCTCCAGGCCGGTGAGCGCGGCCAGCTCGGCGGCCGTGTTCGCGGCGCGCTGGAGGTCGGAGGCGATGATCGCGTCCGGCTTGAGGCCCGCGAGCAGCCGGGCGGCGCGGCGGGCCTGGGAGATGCCGGCCTCGGTGAGGGCGACGTCCGTGGAGCCCTGGAAGCGGCGCTCCACGTTCCAGGAGGTCTGGCCGTGCCGCCACAGGATGACGCGGCGGCCCCGGCCGGACCTGCCCGCGGTCACCTCGCCGGTGGCGCTCACCGCCACTCACCACCCAGCTCGGCGGCCTCCTCGTCGGCCTGTAGCTTGGCGTGCTCCGCGGCCTTGCCGCGGGTGGCCCTGGCGTCGTCGGGCAGCTCGAGCTCGGGGCAGTCCTTCCACAGCCGCTCCAGGGCGTAGAAGACGCGCTCCTCGCTGTGCTGGACGTGCACCACGATGTCGACGTAGTCGAGCAGCACCCAGCGGGCCTCGCGGTCGCCCTCACGGCGCACCGGCTTGGCGCCGAGCTCCTTCAGGAGCCGCTCCTCGATCTCGTCGACGATCGACTTGACCTGGCGGTCGTTGGGCGCGGAGGCCAGCAGGAAAGCGTCCGTGATCGACAGGACGTCGCTCACGTCGTAGGCGATGATGTCGTGCGCGAGCTTGTCGGCGGCCGCCTGTGCGGCGGTGGTGACGAGCTCGAGAGAACGGTCGGTAGCGGTCACTACAAGGCTTTCGGGTCGGCGGTCGGTTGACCTCAAGGGTCTCATGGACCGCCGACAGCACCCCACGTGATTATCGGCTCACGTGGGGTGCCCCGGTGCCTCGCCTGCTACGAGGACGACGGTTCGTAGTCCTGGCCGAGGACCACCGAGACGTCCGCGTTCGCGGACACGTCCCCCTTGGTGACCGCTGCGGAGGACAGGCCCAGGGTCTTGGCGACCTCGGTGGCGTTGTCCTTGTCGGCGGCGTCGGCGTAGACGACCTCGGACGTGGCCGCGGTGGACGCCGAACCGCCCTCCAGGAAGGTGAAGCCGCCGTTCAGCAGTACCACCCGGGCCTTGTCGGTGTTGCCCTTGACGCCGCTGGCGTTGCGGACGGAGACGCGGACTGCGGCGTCCTTGTCGGGGCTCTTGGCGGTGCCGCCGAGGACGTCCTTGACGACACTGGCGCCCGCCTGTGCGCTCAGCGTGCCGTCGGTCTGGACGGGCAGCAGAGCCGTCTTGTAGTCGCCGCCCTTGGCGAGGTCGGCGAGCTTGGCGAGGAAGGCGCCGAGGTCCTTGTCGGTCAGCGGCGGCTCGATGATCATCCCGAGCGTCTGCACGGTGGTCGTCGCGCCCTGGGTGTCCGAGGTCAGCTTGCGCAGCACGGCCTGCATGACCTGCCCGAACCGCTCCAGCTGGGCGTTCGGGGCCTCGCCCGGGGCGCTGTAGGTCGCGTAGGCGACGGCCATCTTGCCGCTGAGGGTCTGGGCCTCGCCCTTGCGCACGAGGGGCGCGGCGCCCTTGGACTTGGCGCCCGGGTCGGGCACGTCGGTGTCGGTGTCGACGTCGATGTTGCCGACCAGGTCGACGAGGTTCTGCAGGTAGGGGGTGTCCAGTCGCCAGGTGCCCTGGATCTCGGTGCCGAGGACGGTGTCGATCGCGTCGCGCGTCCCGGAGGATCCGTCGTCGTCGACCGACTTGGCGAGGGTGGTCGTGGAGCCGTCGTCGCCGGTCAGGGCGAGGGAGTTGGGCAGCAGGACGGTGGTGCCCCGGTTGGTGGTGGTGTTGTCGACGAGCAGCGCCGTGGAGGTGCCGCCCTTCTTGGTGTTGTGCAGGTGGACGACGATCACGTCCCGCTTCTGGGCGCCCACGGCCGTCGCGGTGCCCTCCTTGCGGTCGGGCGACGACAGGCCGGGCAGCTTCCCGGCGTACCAGAGGTAGCCGACGCCGCCGGCCGCGGCGACCGCCAGGACGACCACGAGCGCGATCACCCGCGCGCGTGCCCGCCGCCGGGCCTCTTCACGGCGCTCGGTGCGGTTCTCCGTGAACTTCAGCCAGTCGATGACGTCCTCGGAGTCCGAGTCGGGCTCCTCGACGAAGGCGAACTGCTCGGTGCGGTAGTCCCGTTCGCCCCGGTCCTGGGCCACCTGCTCCTCGACCGGCCCGGCCTGGTGCGGGATGTACGCGGTCTGCTCGGCGACGCGGTGCTGCTGACCGCTGGTGGCGGTACGGCCGTACGGGTCGTACGGCGGCGAGTGTCCGCCGGCCTGCTGCTGGTGGTGGTGCGTGCCGGTGCCGTACGGGTCGTAGGCGGGCGTGGGCGGCTGCTGACCGGTGTCGCCGCTGCCGTAGGGGTCGTACGGCGGGACCGGCTGCTGTCGGCCGGTCGCGTACGGATCGTAGCCGTACCCCTGCTGTGCGTAGGGGTCGTACGACTGCTGGGGCGGCTGCTGCTGTGGCGGGACCTGTCGGTACACCGGCCGCCCGTACTCGTCGTAGCCGACGACTTCGTACTGGTCATCCCCGTACCCCGCGTCGTATCGGTCGTTCACCGGTTGCCCCTCTCGGCTCACTCGCCTCACTCGCCGCGGTACAGATCGCGCTTGTCGATGTAGCGCACGACTCCGTCCGGCACCAGATACCAGATGGGGTCGCCCTTTGCGACTCTCGCGCGGCAATCGGTGGACGAGATGGCCAGCGCGGGAACCTCGACCAACGACACGCCGCCCTCCGGGAGCCCGGAGTCGTCGAGGTGATGGCCGGGCCGGGTGACCCCGATGAAGTGCGCGAGGGAGAACAGCTCCACCGAGTCCCGCCAGGTCAGGATCTGGCCGAGGGCGTCTGCGCCGGTGATGAAGAAGAGGTCGGTGTCCGGGTTGAGCGCACGCAGGTCACGCAGGGTGTCCACGGTGTACGTCGGGCCGCCGCGGTCGATGTCGATGCGGCTGACGGAGAACTGCGGGTTCTCGGCGGTGGCGATGACCGTCATCAGATAGCGGTCCTCGGCCGGGGAGACGTGTCGGTGACTCTTCTGCCACGGCTGACCGGTCGGCACGAACATGACCTCGTCGAGGTGGAACTGCGCGGCGACCTCGCTGGCCGCGACGAGGTGGCCGTGGTGGATCGGATCAAACGTTCCACCCATGACGCCGAGGCGGCGCTTGCCGTGGCTCGACGGGCCGCTTCCGGGGCCGGTAGGCATGTCCTGCTCTCCCATGCGTGCAGACCCTACCGGCCCCGCCTGAGGGGCTTCGGCCGACAGCTGCCCGGGCGGACCGGGAGGGGCCTGGTCGGGACTCAGCGGTCGCGGTTGAAGCGGGTGGTGATCCACAGCAGGAGCAGCAGGATGACGAATGCGCCACCCCCGGTGAGCAACGGGCTGATGCTGTTGTGGTTGCCACCGTGTTCCTCGCCCTCGGCGGCGAGGGTGACCAACTGGGCAGCGGCGCTGTGGAAGCTCATCTTCGGCGTGACCTATCGCGTGTGGGCGGGATAAAGATGTCGGCTCATCGTAAGCGGGCCCCATCACGGCGATCACGCCGACTCCACCGTTGGGGCGCCTGCGACGGCCCGCCGGGAACCTTCCCGGGGGCTCACTCGTCCTTCCGCCTGTAGCCCCGCAACAGGAACCACGCGGTCAGCACACAACCCACGACCATCACGATCAGTACGACCCGGAGCAGATTCCCCGCCCCCTGCTGCTCGGCCGCGCTCGCGGCCTCGGTGAGCCAGGCGGCTGCGGGGTTGTGCTCCATGGCGCGGAACTCCTTCGCTGTAGTGCCCGTCCACGGTAACTCCGCCTAGGCTGGGCTCTGCTTCGGGGGCGCAAAGGGCTGAACAAGGCTCCGCAAAGGGCCGCAGAGAGCCATCCACACGCACATGGGGGAAGACATGTCCGACGGCCACGAGCACAACGGGCACGAGCACGTACCGAGCAGGCAGCGCAGGCGTTTCCCGGGGATCTCCTCGCGTGCGTACGAGCACCCGGCGGACCGCTCGGCCCTGGTGGCCCTGCGCAAGCTCAGCGGCTTCGACACGGTCTTCAAGGCCCTGAGCGGCCTGCTGCCCGAGCGCAGCCTCCGCCTGCTGTTCCTGTCCGACTCGGTGCGGGTGTCGGACCAGCAGTTCGCGCACCTCAACGACATGCTGCGGGACGCCTGTTACATCCTGGACCTGGAGAAGGTCCCGCCGATGTACGTCAACCAGGACCCGGTGCCGAACGCCATGTGCATCGGCCTGGACGAGCCGATCATCGTGGTCACCACGGGGCTGCTGGAGCTGCTCGACGAGGAGGAGATGCGGGCGGTGGTCGGCCACGAGGTGGGCCACGCCCTCTCCGGCCACTCGGTCTACCGCACGATCCTCCTCTTCCTGACCAGCCTGGCCGTCCGGGTCGCCTGGATCCCGCTGGGCAACCTCGCGATCATGGCGATCGTGACGGCGCTGCGGGAGTGGTTCCGCAAGTCGGAGCTGTCCGCGGACCGGGCGGGTCTGCTCGTCGGCCAGGACCTCCAGGCCTCGATGCGCGGTCTGATGAAGCTCGCGGGCGGCCACCACCTGCACGAGATGAACGTGGACGCGTTCCTGAAGCAGGCAGAGGAGTACGAGGCGGGCGGCGACCTGCGCGACTCGGTCCTGAAGATCCTGACCGTCCTGCCCCGCTCCCACCCCTTCACCACGGTCCGCGCGGCCGAGCTGAAGAAGTGGGCCGAGTCCCGCGACTACCAGCGGATCATGGACGGCCACTACCCGCGCCGCGCGGAGGACAAGGACACGTCCGTCACCGACTCCTTCCGCGAGTCCGCGTCCCACTACGCCACCCACGTGAAGTCCTCCAAGGACCCCCTGATGAAGCTGGTCACGGACATCGCCGACGGCGCGGGGGACCTGGGCGGCCGGGTACGAAGGGGCTTCGGCGGCTTCACGAGCGCCCCGCCGAAGGACGAGCCGCGGCGGGACGAAGGCGACGACCGCGGCACCGACAACTGACGGAACTGCGAAAGGGCATTTCAGCCCGTCCGTGGGCCGCAGGCCCCCAGACGGGGGTGCGAACAGGCAGCGCCCCTGGGGATGGGACGGGCGGGGGCGGCTGCATTGATCAGCGGCTCCGCCGCGGGCCGCCCGGCTCACACCTTCGGCTGGGACCCCGCCGCCAGCGACCCGCACAGCGCCGTCGCCCCGCCCGTGGCATACGGGTCGGTCCCGGCCGGCCCGCCCTCCTTCGCCGTCTGCCCCGCCAGCAGCGGATGCAGCCGGTTCGTGGAGTCCTCGGCACACGACAGCGGCCCCGCCTGGACGTACGAGACGACCAGCTGGGCCTGATTCAGCCGCAGGTCCTCACGGTCGAACCGGAAGTGCAGCTCCCGGCGCACGGTGAACAGCGACGCCTCAGCAGCCTGCTTACCGGCGCCCGCCGTCTCATCCGCACGGGCCTCCACCGCCCGCAGCGCGTACACAAACGTGTGATCGGCCGTGACCTCGAGTGTCGACGCGTCGGTCTCCGCGGCCTGCAGCGTCCCCTGCACCCGGATCTTGCGATCGGCCAGCTCGGCCTGAGCCGGATCGAACCGAACCAGCCACCCGGTCGGCGCATGCCGCCCGTCCGCCGCCGGATGGCTGAAGCTCTGGTCGAACTGGTCCAGTTGGTCGGGATCGAGCAGCACCCGCACCGGACGGATCTGGTCCGCGGTGAGCACCTCGGGATAGAGCGACGACCGCACGATGTAGTCCTTGGCGATACTCAGCGCGTTCGTCACCTGACTGTCCGAGAAGTGCGCGGTACGCCGCGCGGCCGGCAGCGGAATGCCCTCCGCGCCGATGCGGAACTGCGCGGCGGGACTCTGCGCGTACAGGTGGTCGGTGTCGCCCGTCCCGGGCACCTTGCCCTGCGGGGCGAGAGGGATGACGGTCATCCGCAGGGGCTCGGCGAGCGGTCCGGACCCGGCGGGGTCCTGATAGGGATGCCGTACACCCATATAGATCGCCGTACCGAAGGCCACGGCGATCAACAGGACCAGGATCAGCGCCTGCCGGGACAGGCCCCGGCGCAGTGGTGGACGGCGGCGTACGGCGGGCGCGTGGTCGGCGATGCGCTCCTGTGCGGAGAACTCCTGAAGGCGGGCAGCACGGACGAACGACTCGTCGAAGACGACGGATCGGTACTCGTCCTCGCCACCTCCGGGGCCGCCCTCGGGTGTCCCCTCGGGTGGGTCTCCAGGCCCTCCCATATCTTCAGGGTAGGTCGCGGGGAGCCCCGATAAACGCCCTGGTACACGACAAGTTCTGACAGGTTCCCACCAGGATGGTCAGGCAGCTCTGAGCAACGCTCAGGCCCTCGATCCGGCCCGTTCAGGGCGTGCGCGGGATGGCTGAGATGGCCGGCCGGGAGCGATCGGCGGAGGCGGAGGGAGCCGCTCCGCTGCCCTGTTCGAGCCCGGTGGACGCAGGCGGCGTGATCTGGTCCCGGCCGCTGGAGGAGGCCCCGCGGTAGACCGCCGCGAAAGCCAGCGCGACCATGCCGACACCCATCACGAGGGCGAGCACCCAGGCGACGGGACGGTGCCAGCGGACCTGCTTGCCGTACATCCCGGGAGCGCCGTAGCGGTCCTCGAGTATGTCCGTGTCGTCCAGATCGTCGAGCTCGGGATCATGGCCGAAACCGATGCGATCCTCGGGGCCGTACCCGTCGTCGAACCGCTCGCCCCGGCCGTGCGCCCGGCGCGCTTCCGCTTCGGAGGCCTCCGCTCTCGCCTGGGCGGCGGCCAGGAGGCGCTCGACTGCGGTCGGCTCGTGCACCACGGCCGCCCGCACGAAGGCCTCGTCGAAGACCACGGAGGCGAACTCTTCGTCCGACACCCCGCGGTCGTGGTCGTCGTCGGGCTCCCAGCCGTCAGGGAACGGCGTGCCCCCCACGTCCTCCGGCACGGATCCAGAGTAGTCCTGGGGGGTCAATTTGGGCAGACGGTATGGAGATTCATCCGCCTTGTGAGACACCTCGGGTGCGGCACTGAGGCAGCCCGGGAGCGCGTGTCGGGCGCATATGCCCTGGCCGCGCGCCGTGCGCCGTCAATGCCTCCGACACGCCCCCTGCAGCACCGCATACGGCTCACAGGGCGGCCGCCGCGGCTCAGCGCCGTACGTGCCCGTCCCCCGTGACGATGTACTTCGTGCTGGTCAGCTCCGGCAGCCCCATCGGACCGCGGGCGTGCAGCTTCTGCGTGGAGATGCCGATCTCCGCGCCGAAGCCGAACTGGCCGCCGTCCGTGAAGCGGGTGGAGGCGTTCACCGCGACCGTCGTGGAGTCGACCAGCTGGGTGAACCGGCGGGCGGCCTGCTGCGAGGTGGTCACGATGGCCTCGGTGTGGCCGGAGGTCCACAGGCGGATGTGCTCGACGGCCTTGTCCAGCGAGTCCACCACCGCGGCGGCGATGTCG contains the following coding sequences:
- a CDS encoding LytR C-terminal domain-containing protein, which codes for MNDRYDAGYGDDQYEVVGYDEYGRPVYRQVPPQQQPPQQSYDPYAQQGYGYDPYATGRQQPVPPYDPYGSGDTGQQPPTPAYDPYGTGTHHHQQQAGGHSPPYDPYGRTATSGQQHRVAEQTAYIPHQAGPVEEQVAQDRGERDYRTEQFAFVEEPDSDSEDVIDWLKFTENRTERREEARRRARARVIALVVVLAVAAAGGVGYLWYAGKLPGLSSPDRKEGTATAVGAQKRDVIVVHLHNTKKGGTSTALLVDNTTTNRGTTVLLPNSLALTGDDGSTTTLAKSVDDDGSSGTRDAIDTVLGTEIQGTWRLDTPYLQNLVDLVGNIDVDTDTDVPDPGAKSKGAAPLVRKGEAQTLSGKMAVAYATYSAPGEAPNAQLERFGQVMQAVLRKLTSDTQGATTTVQTLGMIIEPPLTDKDLGAFLAKLADLAKGGDYKTALLPVQTDGTLSAQAGASVVKDVLGGTAKSPDKDAAVRVSVRNASGVKGNTDKARVVLLNGGFTFLEGGSASTAATSEVVYADAADKDNATEVAKTLGLSSAAVTKGDVSANADVSVVLGQDYEPSSS
- a CDS encoding M48 family metallopeptidase; the protein is MSDGHEHNGHEHVPSRQRRRFPGISSRAYEHPADRSALVALRKLSGFDTVFKALSGLLPERSLRLLFLSDSVRVSDQQFAHLNDMLRDACYILDLEKVPPMYVNQDPVPNAMCIGLDEPIIVVTTGLLELLDEEEMRAVVGHEVGHALSGHSVYRTILLFLTSLAVRVAWIPLGNLAIMAIVTALREWFRKSELSADRAGLLVGQDLQASMRGLMKLAGGHHLHEMNVDAFLKQAEEYEAGGDLRDSVLKILTVLPRSHPFTTVRAAELKKWAESRDYQRIMDGHYPRRAEDKDTSVTDSFRESASHYATHVKSSKDPLMKLVTDIADGAGDLGGRVRRGFGGFTSAPPKDEPRRDEGDDRGTDN
- a CDS encoding glycosyltransferase 87 family protein, which codes for MTAIAPPGVHRRVPVALGSCLVSFAAFWVAQRAAHVSMIDLMVYRAEGATVRAGGDLYALRTTAARLPTTYPPFAALLFTPLTLLDTATMRILATAGNLALLMVFVRLSLRLVGHARVESVWWVAAVAVWCEPVWTTLRYGQINLLLAVLVLWDLSRRPGDRWAGVGIGLAAAVKLTPALFAVFLLVTGVVARRRHGSGGPWLRHARGAAAWFIGATLTAAAVLPYDSWRFWSRMVFAAGRVGYAEDTANQALRGVLARLLHTPEPGAAWMVTAAVVGVAGLGVAVAAELDGRRAWAVTSCAVTALLVSPVSWSHHWVWCLPVVLLLGTHAYRAAAVSALLVFSSYALWWVPHGAGRHELRQSGIELTLSALYGTAGCLFLLIAGVTLRNPGPGQDAPKIKP
- a CDS encoding histidine phosphatase family protein, which produces MAVSATGEVTAGRSGRGRRVILWRHGQTSWNVERRFQGSTDVALTEAGISQARRAARLLAGLKPDAIIASDLQRAANTAAELAALTGLEVTHDEGLRETYAGVWQGLTHEEIIERHGEEYAAWKRGEPVRRGGGELETEVAERAAPVVLRHAEKLPDDGTLVVVSHGGTIRTTIGRLLGLEPRFWESLGGLTNCCWSVLGEGARGWRLLEHNAGTLPEPVLGDDD
- the nadD gene encoding nicotinate-nucleotide adenylyltransferase, translated to MGEQDMPTGPGSGPSSHGKRRLGVMGGTFDPIHHGHLVAASEVAAQFHLDEVMFVPTGQPWQKSHRHVSPAEDRYLMTVIATAENPQFSVSRIDIDRGGPTYTVDTLRDLRALNPDTDLFFITGADALGQILTWRDSVELFSLAHFIGVTRPGHHLDDSGLPEGGVSLVEVPALAISSTDCRARVAKGDPIWYLVPDGVVRYIDKRDLYRGE
- the rsfS gene encoding ribosome silencing factor; amino-acid sequence: MTATDRSLELVTTAAQAAADKLAHDIIAYDVSDVLSITDAFLLASAPNDRQVKSIVDEIEERLLKELGAKPVRREGDREARWVLLDYVDIVVHVQHSEERVFYALERLWKDCPELELPDDARATRGKAAEHAKLQADEEAAELGGEWR